In the genome of Massilia sp. W12, the window GCAGCATCATCAGTCGCCGCGATCAGCACTTGCGCATCCGTCATGTCACGCATATTTGCAGTGATTTCTGAGGCTTGGTAATTGTCCGCTTGGGCCATGCTGCTGACGCTCAAAAATGCGGCAGCGATTAATACCTGCAGTTTGCTGGTGTGTGTCATCATTTTTCTCATGGTGTGATAATTGAGGCGCCACAGGCCGGGCATAGACAGTCTGAAGCATCAATCTGCGACAAACGGGGCAATGCGAAAAACCGGAAATGGCGAGATTGCCTTCAGGTAAAGAAAGCGGGCATATAATACACGCATTTTTCACTAAAAAGCAAAAGGCAAATGCCTCAAAAAATGAATACTGACAAGCTTAACAGGTAAAATTATTAAAAATGCACCGTTAAATCTCATCCATGATGTGATTGACGTGTTCAATCTGAACATCGGGGGCCGTACTTATATTTCAACAAATACAGCCCCTCCCTTTGCGCAGACAGGGCCAAAGCCCTGCCTGCGCCCCTTGCATCAGCCCAGGAACAATCGATACGCCGGATTGCCGCTCTCATCCCAATAGCGATAGCCCAGCGTGTTCAGGAAGCAGCGGAAGGCGTCCATTTCTTCCTTCGGCACTTGAATCCCGACCAGCACCCGGCCCACGTCGCCGCCCTGGTTGCGGTAGTGGAACAGGGAGATATTCCAGTTCGGCGCCATGCTCTCCAAAAAGCGCGCCAGCGCGCCGGGACGTTCCGGAAATTCAAAGCGGTACAGCAATTCATCATGCGCCAGCCGGCTTTTGCCGCCCACCAGGTGACGGATATGCTGCTTGGCCAATTCGTCATGCGTTAAATCCAGGGTGGCGAAGCCGTGTTCCTCAAAACCGGCTTTGAGCTGGGCCGGCTCGCTGCGATTGGCGACTTGCACGCCGACAAAAATGTGCGCCTCGTTTTCATCGCTGATACGGTAGTTGAATTCGGTCACGCTGCGTGCGCCGACCACCTGACAAAAGCGTTTGAAGCTGCCGCGCTGCTCAGGGATGGTCACCGCAAACACCGCTTCGCGCGCCTCGCCCACTTCGGCGCGCTCGGCGACAAAGCGCAGACGGTCAAAATTCATATTCGCGCCGCAGGTGATGGCGACCAGGTTTTGCCCCTGCACCGGGTTTTTCCCCATCGCCTCGCGCTCCACCCAGGCCTTGGCCCCGGCCACCGCCAGCGCGCCGGATGGCTCCAGAATGCTGCGCGTATCTTGAAACACGTCTTTGATGGCGGCGCAAATCGCATCCGTATCGACCAGAATCACCTCGTCCACATACAGCTGCGCCAGGCGGAAGGTTTCTTGCCCGACTTGTTTGACCGCCGTACCATCGGCGAACAGGCCGACATCATCCAGCATCACGCGCTTGCCGGCTTTCAGGCTTTGCGCCATCGCATCCGAATCGGTGCTTTGCACGCCGATGATGCGGATATCCGGACGCACTTGTTTGACATACGCCGCCACGCCGGAAATCAGACCGCCGCCGCCAATCGCGATAAAAATCGCCGCCAGCGGATCAGAATGTTGACG includes:
- the ilvA gene encoding threonine ammonia-lyase, biosynthetic; amino-acid sequence: MTTDYLKKILTARVYDVASETPLEFASSLSERISNRIFLKREDMQSVFSFKLRGAYNKMAHLSQSQLQRGVICASAGNHAQGVALSAARLGCRAVIVMPTTTPQVKIEAVKARGGRAVEVVLHGVSYSDAYQHALELERQQNLSFVHPFDDPDVIAGQGTIGMEILRQHSDPLAAIFIAIGGGGLISGVAAYVKQVRPDIRIIGVQSTDSDAMAQSLKAGKRVMLDDVGLFADGTAVKQVGQETFRLAQLYVDEVILVDTDAICAAIKDVFQDTRSILEPSGALAVAGAKAWVEREAMGKNPVQGQNLVAITCGANMNFDRLRFVAERAEVGEAREAVFAVTIPEQRGSFKRFCQVVGARSVTEFNYRISDENEAHIFVGVQVANRSEPAQLKAGFEEHGFATLDLTHDELAKQHIRHLVGGKSRLAHDELLYRFEFPERPGALARFLESMAPNWNISLFHYRNQGGDVGRVLVGIQVPKEEMDAFRCFLNTLGYRYWDESGNPAYRLFLG